A segment of the Catharus ustulatus isolate bCatUst1 chromosome 21, bCatUst1.pri.v2, whole genome shotgun sequence genome:
GTGACAAAGGCACAGCGTGTCGAGGCACAGGTACCCAGGCCTAAAACACCTGTAAATACAGAGCTGATTTGGAGcagaaagagcaaaagaaaCATCTTATGGCGTTATGCTGGCCAGTGGGAGAAGGGCACTTACATCATGATCTGTCATTTCACCTCCACTGCCTCGTCCCAGATTTTAAAGATGTCAGACTCAGTGCTGGCGGAAGCCTGACGAGTCCTCCCCAAGAAGCATCCAGATCTTCTCTTATTTGTCTTTTCTACAGAGGTACAAAACAGGAAGTTTAACAGCTTGGGTTATGTGAGCTGAGGCCCAGCTGCTTTGAGGATGAAGTGTAAGCCCTTATTGACACAACAACCACTCCAggtctgcagagagcagcaccaACAGGTAAAGCACCAGTGCAGCATCTTCTGTTAAACACCACTCCTCCCTGCTAGTTACAGACATGTCATTTCCTAGAGAAATAAGGCTTTAGATCTGGATAAAATGCAGcactttggtttttaaaaaatatttttacgAGAAACAGATACAGGCAGAACCTTTCCAGTGCTTTAAAGCAGTGTAACTCTATGCAGACACAGCCCCATAACAACAGTAGCCCATCAGTGACCACAAGCACGTTGTGTCTATAACTGTGGCATGTTTGTGCCTTTTCTGGGTGGCAGAAAGAAAGTTCCACTAAAAACTGTTTCTCATCAATGGGGACTGGTTTAGAGAGCATGAGCCTGATTTTCAGGAGTCCCCAGGACACTATTCCACTTCCCTTGCAGGGCTACAGATCCATTTTGTAGAAGGAATAATTCCAAATCTTGGATCACCTCTACAACTGTTTTTCTATTCTGTTTGAAAAGGAGGTTTTGGATTAGAGGTGTCCCATCCAGGACAATATGGATAAAGCTTATTTAAGATCACAACCTGCTTGTACTCATTCTGAGAGGTTTTCAACTTCAAATATTGCGATTGTCCACATTCACAAAGATTACATACAAGTTCTATAACACactcagtaaaacaaaaaggttCCTCAGTTCCACTTTGCTAACACTGCCACAAGTTACACTACACAGGGAATTCAGTGTTGCAAACGTGGGCTGACCCCGAGCTCGCCCCTCCCAGCCTCTCTACTCCTTCAGACCTAGCAGGCCCTGCAGGATGTTTATGGGCAGGGGGAAGACGATGGTGGAATTCTTCTCGGCAGCGATGGTGGTCAGGGTCTGCAGGTAGcgcagctggagagcagcaggagactCTGTGATCACCATGGACGCCTCCTTCAGGGCCCTGGAGGCGTTCATCTCCCCCTCGGCCGCGATCAcctggggaggcagagcagtgaaactgagcctgtgctgctcaggaggaACGGGCAGTGCACAGGGGTCAGCCCTAGGCAGGTACCAAAGGCTCTGCCTGGGAAGTGACCTGCCCTGGGCATGTGCTTTCAGCAGGCACCAGCCACTCCTGTTTGCTCTGCAGGCCCCAGTGCCTCGATCCTCCCACCCAGAATGCAGGATCACAAAAGCTGGCATCAGGTCTTGAGAATGCCATGCAAGTATTTTTTCTATCTTCAAAAGCTTTTGTGCTTCTTCTAGCACTGCCTCTCCCCACAGGAGAGAAAATGCTTTCTCCCTTAAGCTGTACTTATTTGTATCTACAAGGGCTTGAGAGGGAAGGGTGTATTTCTTACTTGGGAAAAACCAAATCCACCCCCAGGCTGATGTCATTACCTTGGCTCTCGCCTCCCGGGCAGCCTCTGCTTCTGCAGCCAtggctctctgcagctgcacaggtaACTTCACATCCTTGATCTCCACACGTTCCACCTTAATGCCCCAGTCATCTGTTGCCTCATCAAGTGTTGCCTACAGAAGGCAGGACAGGTAAGTGAAGCCACACACCTGGCTCAAACTAAGGCCCAAATCTGGAGAATGGCAAATACACCAAATGAAATCTCTTCAAATTCCCAGACTTTCAGGGCTTTAGCATTTGTAGTATGATTTGACAGCTATGAGAGCACAactgttttaaattaacaaaaacCCCCAGAGCTTGATTAATGTATTGAAGGAATTCTGTGGCACAGTTTCCTTCAGCAGTGAAGGACTGACACAAGGATGCAGGGCAGCCCTCCTCTCCTGTGTCCCACTGGCCCTTAATGCTTTAGTTCCCATTCTTATTTCACACAGTGCCCTCCCAAGAGATCTTGTCAGGGCTTTGCCTACAGCTCCAAACCACAACTTAGCACTTAGAGATAAAATAAATCCACACCTTTAAGTTATCCATGGCATTGCTGCTTAACCTGCTGTTTGATGGACTGCTCCAAGCTGCTCATACCTGCATGCTGTGTGCAATTTCCTCCCGGTCAGAGAGGATCTCAGAGAGGCTTTTGGTGCCCAGGACATTCCTCAGGGTGGTCTGTGCCAGGAGCCGGGTGGCGGAGTCGGCGTTGGTGATGTTTGCCACGGCCAGGGTGGCGTTCTGCACCCTGTAATAAACCACTCCATCCACATTAACTGTCACTGAGTCCTTGGTCAGGATCTGAAAAAAGTGCAGAATATTGCATAAATACAAAGTTAATTATTATGACAATCATGTATTTGTTTTACTACACCAAGTCCTGGTTTCCCACTGTCTTGAGAACAAAAGCCCTCACACACAAATGCTGTGTATGAACATGTCCCAGTGTTCATGAACCTCCCAGTACAGCTGAGACTAAATATGGGATTAGAAACTTCTCAGTGAAAAACACATTCCATTAGCTTTGCCCTAATGTTATTTTTAACCCACTTCCTCAAATTCACAGAGGCATCTGCAAGTCATACCAGtgacaggaaaaagagaaaaggccAAAAtcatttattctgaaattcatTTTCACTTGGGAAGGTTTAACCAGTGATTCTGGCAAGGAATCACAGCCAGGCAGGTCCTGTGCTGCCTTTCAGTGAGGTTTCATCAGGGCTGTGAGGCttacagaaattattctgaGGAGTTTAGGAGGAGCAGGGCCGTGGGGactgtgctgcagcctcctgggaCGGGAGGGTGGCACTGACAGGGGAGCTCAGAGAACCTGGGCcatgcccagagctgcccttgtTCCATGGTACACAATTACCTGCAAGATTtacctgccctgtcccctcccaaaCTACCTCTTTCAGCAGGCTTTTCATAAGATAAAAGTAAAGAATGAGTAGCATGCACAGAAATCATgttgaacaaataaaaatggatttcTGCCTCTATGTAAGGAACACAAACCTAAATCCATAAGCGTGATTTAAtcaagacaaaagaaaaaccagattACTGATGGCCTCAGTAATGGTACATCAGCAGCTGCAAGCACATTCTGCCTGCCAGTGATTAGGTTTCTCCCAATTACCCTTTAGACTGTACCAGGACAGCTGCATTTGTCTCAATCTACAACTAACTATGAGCCACAAACCCACATGCAGACCTGACAGGAAATAGAGGCACCACACAGGCTGCATGGAGCATCTGTGACAAAATGCACCTGATACCTGAGTGATGCAGTTAGATCCATCAGGATACAATTGTTCACCAACTTATTTTTACAGGGACAATtgggttttattattttgttggCAGCATTGAGTTCAGCTGGCTTAATGCTCTGGAGACATTCTGCCACAAAGTTAGGGTGTCCAAGGAAAATCAGACTGGAAATTGAAGTAATCTCTTTGTTCTTTAGGACCTGGCCATGAGTGCAGCACCCTCACCACGTTCCTGTGCAGGACAAGGGAGCTGACCACTCATTCCCTCAGTTGCTATAAACAGCATTTGATGTACATACCAATTTCATCCCATTCCTTGAGCTAGCTGATACATGTAGATAAATTGGCACAGGACAGATCCCTGCTGCGCCTGGAAATCCTCCAGATTTCACAGAGGCAATTAGGGAATGTTGTATAAAGCCCAGCAGCCTTGGTTCCAAAGCCCTCCCATTCCAGCTCTCAGGCAGTATTCAATTATCTCATTTGGTTCTCAGAGCatcatctgttttctttcagtgctCTTCCCTTACTGGATGACATTTCTAAGGGATATATGTATTCTTCACAATACATGGCACCTGCACAAGGAATCTGTATTCAAACTGTACATTACCCAACACtgagaggggagaaggaaaagcaaagtgcACAAAATTCTCCAAGTATTTTAACAGATGCAAAGGTAAATGCAAACTCACCTCCTGAGGAGGGATATCAAAAGAGATGGTTCTCATATCAACTTTGATGAAGCTGTCTGTGCAAGGcaggacaaaaaacaaacctgtgcCAAAAAATCCATTCAAGAACATGTGAAAATGGGTCATTAAAGCAGACAAAACTTGCTACTGCAATAAGCTGGAATCCAGCTGTTGTGGCTCAGCAGCACAACACTTGTTAGTGGCTTCCAAACCAAGGTAAGATTTTCAAAAATGCATGCTGAGAAACTTCAATTTATCTGGGTATCACTCAGTTAGAGGTTTTTgacatttggaaataaaacaacccCAGAAGTATCAACAGCTACTGTTTAAAATGTCCCCCTCATAGTTACTTGTGGGGCCTAATTCTGGCAAGCATCAACCTCCTGCCTTCTGTTCTGGTGGCTCACTGAGATTCTTCAGCTTTACAGCAATGTGGAACATTGCAAAGCCTGGGTGAGAATGAAGGGAGAAGCCATTGCCCCTTTCTGTCACtttgagcagcaggagctgaaaatAACATTGTTCCAGATCTCAGAGTTTCTAACATACACAAGCAACTTGTCAAAATTATCAAATACTCTACTGGCTTCTGTTACTTTTGAAGGCTTTGATACTCGTTGGGTTTAACTGATACATCAAACTTCTTTTTCCAAATAACCCATCTGAAAACTCCCTTTACATTTAGTGCTTTTGATTCTGCCTGCAGACCATACATTAGCAAAGGAGAGCTGGGTAAAAATACAATTGCTGTCTCCTCAATCCAGAGCATGAATCAGAACTTTACgagctggaagagacccacaaggcTAATAAAGTTCAATCCCTGTTGTAACACATCCTCTTACTGGAAGTTTCAGAATTCTTGAGAAATCCATTTGCCACTTTCCTGCAATGTCTCTGCACCATTATTGTTTTGCTGATGACTAATTAGAAGAAATTGCTGTCCAGGACATACCTGGTCCCTTTGCTCCCCCTTTCAGGATGCGTCCAAGTCGGAAGATGATGGCTCGCTCGTATTCCTTGATAATCTGCAACAGATTGTTGGATGTCACACAAGGGTTTCCAGAAGTCACATGGTGGATTCCAAATTATGTACACACCAGGCTTGAGTATCTAATTTAATACACATTTCTCTACTGGCTGCTTTTGAGAATTTTAGGTTAACTTTATTGTCAAAAGCAAAGAGcgaaaggaaaaaatcaggacAATAGTCCACAAGAAATATTCCTCAGACTCTCAGGCACCTGGGCAGGCCAGGCACCAGCAGCCATCAGGAATATCCTGGCAACGACACAACAAAGTGCAGCATTTGTGACCCAGCAGGGATTTTTCCAGCTCCAAGTAACTCCTCCTGTCTGAAAACTGCAAACATCAACCTCAGAGTGATCACAGCACCGTGTCTTCCAGTGTGTCACATGCAGCCACATCTATGTACACAATTCTATTTACATACTTCATATTTAGACATGTGATATACAGAGagagatcttaaaaaaaaatatcagatcTCTAAGAGTAGTTATGGGTTCTGATCCTTCAAATGAGTTTATTTACTAATGACAACTGGCCAGATGTAGTAAAGATGTCAATGCAGGAATTATTCTGACCAATTATTGCAATaccacttttctttttggtttgaAGATGAATGCCCTGAAGTGCTGGGGTCTGCTATCTACGGTCTGCTATAGCTCAGGAAAGAACAGAGTTGGATTAATTTGTGTTTAGAACAAGTAAATCCAACTGAGAACAATAACAGCCACTCTGCATTGCTGAAACTTTTAACCCAACTTAGCAGTGAATGATTTTACCTTTATGCACATCCATATTGATATAGGAAATGTAAGAAGAGTGAGAACAAAAGAGGTGATCACCAGGATCCAGCCACACAAACCGAGGCCAGTATCAGCATCATCTACAAAAGAGcagaaatgttcatttttaaaatccaacaGTGCCTAAACTGGATATTTATATCGAATGTTCCTCGAAACAAGTCACTGTTAGCATTACTCCTCTGGCCAAATGCATTAGGTTTAGTccagaaattaaatggaaagccaaattctgttttgattttcacCGGTCTCTAAGCTAGCTGAGATAGCTGAGGCTGTCTAAGCAGCATTGATGCAGAAGTGtaccaaaatttcagtttcaattctcaaatgcttttctctctctcagggttttttcttttttttttttttttttttttttaatcggAGTGActcacaggcagcagtggaaatcgtgttcttttttttctgagaagtcAGAGGAACACTTGTGTAAGGAATAAACACCCCCCAGCCTgtcagctcagggacagcatccTTAGAACCTGGGCTCTGTTCCAGCTGCCACGGGTGCAGATCGAAGGAAACCACAATTCTCACACCCGTTGGGTCTGGGAAGTTGGATAAGATGAGGTACAAGATTAGCTGGATGTGAAACAAAACCTCCATAAAGAATTCCCTGGCCAGAACCTCCTCATGCCTTATTTCCCTGTCAGGAGAAGACACCAGCTGAAGGTAACTCTGGGATCAAATAACGAGCTGGTGGTTTCAGAAGATACCCAGCTAAAGCCAGGACAAAATGTGGGCTGGGAAGCATTGACAGAGCTACAGGAAGTTCGTTATCCTGCCAGCCAAGACTCCTAACgggctgccaggagcctgctaCCAagcagggatgtcccagggTGACACCCAGCACTCACTAACATCACCTTCCTACTCTGGAGATTGGAAATTTCATGTACAAGTCACACTTCAAATGATGTCAAATTTCTCACACTTCAAAGGATGTCAAATTTCAAGACTGAGCAAAAAGGTTGCTTTGTTTAGCACCAATGTGTTGTTTTTCACAATATAAGAAGGGAGAGAGATGCTGTCTTGTGGAAAACTCTATGAGACAAAAGAAACATGCCTGGCATTTGTGGGATGAGCTAGTTCTGAACCATCTTGTCACTGGGATAACTTCAAGAGGCAATTTGTGCCTCGTTGACAGTGCATCCTGAGAGCAGCCAGCTCAAAGTGGGactgacagagctgctgcagaggtgaggctgcagctcctggaggtgatccccatccctgcccaccccacaggCTGAAAACACACACCTGACCCAGCACGGACAGTACCCTAAACCTGCCACTGCAATTTTCCCCTGAGCTAAAAGGCAGGCAAGCCCACACTTGGGATTTATAGCCTGCTGTGGTGGGCAAATCTAAGCAGGcagtaaaaaaatgcaaatattcttGAGCAACCTCTTTAAGAAATAAACCACAGGGAGAAAGACTATTACCAAAAATTACTTAATTGAATCAGCCTGCAATGCCTTTAAGGCTGACTGGAACAGTTACCGTACTTTAGCAAGGAATTATCACTTGGACCATCAAACTGTATTAAGAATTTATAATACACACTTAGTGCTGGAGGCTAAGATGGAAGGGGAAAGTTCTCGTTACAGCTTGAGGTGTGGCTCATGGTTCATTTGTGATTTATTCCTTCTGCAAAGGTTCCACAACCCAAACAAGCACACCACTGTCAAGGCGCAAAAATGTGCCctgactgaaaacaaaagcacaatTTCAAAGTGAACTACATGTCTTCACAACTGCTTTTCAGAGCATTTCACATGAGAAATACCCAAAATTACGACATCCCATAACCAAAACTACGTCTAATGCCACTTAATCCATATTTTATTGTGATCACACAGGAGAAACCACCTCAGCAGCATGCAGAGACCAGACTGGCACCGACGTGATGAGGTATTAATAACTAACATAGTTAACACATGAAATGCAGATCCTCTCCAAGGATACCAGAACCAGCATGTACCATTGGGCACGAGGCAAAGAGATCCACAGTTATTTATACAACAACTCAAATTACCCAGCCAAAGGCTTCGTACACAAAGCAATCTTAGAAATGCATTTCCTCCTCCGGTTGCAAATGAGAAAGgcataaaataaatcaggacGTTTCCATTGCCTGTCACTGAGCAATGGGAGTAACAGGAAAACATTCCAGCTTCCAGTGAATGAAACTGGCAGTGGTGATGTCTCAGTACATTTCCAAAACGTCCTTACTCATGTCATACACCAACACACTTCCCAGCTGGAAGGCCAAATCTCACTTCAATAATGATACCAAGAAGTCAAAATTCAGCACAACTCATTGCCCCACCTGAGGACTTTACCACTTCCACCAGTCACACCTAGACAGGATTTGGCTGTGGTGAAAAGCCACAGCAGCGTCAAAAAACAATTCTAATCACTCCTTGTTCTCGTTCATTGGTGCAGCGCCCCAGGGATTACTTCTGTTGACTCTGCTTGTCATTATTTGCGTAGTTTTCACCTTAGCGATCCGAGTTACTGCACAGGAAAGGAAACCACAGAAACCCACCCGAGTTACACCGCAGGGGCAGCTCATGCTGATGCTCACGTTCCCAAGGGCGGTGCCAGGACCTGCCGGGAATCACCGCCTGCGGCCAGAGGGGCAGGGGATCAGCCCCCCGTTaaccggggctgggggctcagcacCCCCGTTAACCGGGGCTGGGAACTCAGCATCCCCCGTTaaccggggctgggggctcagcatCCCCCGTTaaccggggctgggggctcagcatCCCCCGTTaaccggggctgggggctcagcagTCCCATTAACCGGACCTGGGGGCTCAGCATCCCCCGTTAACCGAGGCTGGGAACTCAGCATCCCCCGTTAACCggggcagggggctcagcagTCCTGTTAACCGGGGCTGAGGGCTCAGCATCCCCCGTTAACCGGGGCTGAGGGCTCAGCATCCCCGGTTGCCGGGACTATGGGTTCAGTACTCCCGCTATCCAAGGCTGGGGGCTCAGCATCCCCCGTTaaccggggctgggggctcagcatCCCCCGTTaaccggggctgggggctcagcatCCCCCGTTAaccggggctggggctcagcagtCCCCGTTAACCGGGGCTGAGGGCTCAGCATCCCCCGTTAGCCGGGGCTGGGGTCGCTCCGGGCCCGCCGTGACCCCTCCGGGGCTGAAGGAAGCGGAGGCTGCCCGGGAAGCGAAGCACGATCGCTCCTCGCTCCTCCCGCGGGCTTAACTCCGGTGAAGCATCTTCAAACTTTTCCCTCGTAACCAAATAAAGCAATAATTAAAACCGAAGGATAAAAAGCGAGATAGAGACACGAAGGCGCCCCGCGCACGGAGCCCACGAGGAGCGGCCGCTCCGGGGCCGTTTGGGGACAGCCCCGGCCGTTACCTGGCGGCCGCCGGGGCTTCTGCGGGTACCCCGCTTCTTGGTCCTCCATGGTCCCCGCGTCCCCTCACGGCCGCGTCTGCCCCgatcccggtgccggtcccCGATGCCGCTGTGCCGCTGTTGTCCCGCTGTCGCCGCTGTAGCCGCCGCTGTCGCCGCTGTCCCGTCGCGGGTCCCTCAACGCCGCCTCAACGCGGCCGCcgcgcgcccgccccgccccgccccgcccctcccgcgcGCTCCGGGCGTGGCcgcgcgcccggccccgccgccagggggcgccacCTCCGCCGAGGGCGTGAGGGAGCGGCCACGGAGAGACCCCCGGTCATGGAGAGACCCCCGGCTATTGAGGGATCCCCGGCTATTGAGGGACCCGCGGCTATTGAGGGACCCCCGGCTATTGAGGGATCCCCGGCTATTGAGGGACCCGCGGCTATTGAGGGACCCCCGGCTATTGAGGGATCCCCGACAATTGAGGGACCCCCGGCCGTGGAGGGACCCCCGGCTATGGAGAGACCCCCGCCCATGGAGGGACCCCCCCGGCCGCAGCACCCGGCTCGGGGCAGCGGGGCTGGAGGGCGGCCCCGGACGGCAGGCAGcgcagggaaggaaggaggggaaggcaCGGAAAGAGCGAGCACGGCACGCAGCCGTGGGCTGAGGTGAGTGAGCACCGGGCATCCCCTCCTGAGCAGCGGGGAGAGCTCCGGCTGCCCCGGCGCATCGCGTCGTTTAGTGTAAGGATGGAACAATTGTTCCGTAAGGTTTTATTGCTTTTCGTCCCCACGTTCTCTTCCTCTCACGTGGAGAGTTGGGATCCTTTATCCCTTTTGGAAGATGCCACGGTAATGATTTCTGCGGCTTTCATACAAAGTCCATCCACAAAGTCTGCATACAAGATTGTAAACTAGATCGTTAAACTTGACAAGAGTTCAAAAACTGAATTCTATATTAGTGTGAATTACGAGGTCTGTAAATAAATCCTGGCTACTCTTTAACCTTTATTTCTCTATGGGATGTTGGTAATTAGGGATACGTGCAAATGCACATCTATCACCTTACACCGCGTACTGATAGTGCAACTGCTTCTTGTAAAACACGCTGCACCTGTGAACAAAAACGGTATTGGACTACTAAAATGGAGAGGTTTCTTTTCAGTGTTGATGTTACTCTGTGTTAAACTCTTCCTTGGAAGAGCCCAAGTGGAGCCTGAATCTTGCTGGGAGCCAAGGTTGGGGTTTGGTAGCGCAGCTGGGTGAGGCTAATGCAGGAGTGGAGCTGAATGCTGAGTGTGATCGTGGTTCTTGTGTCTCCAAGTgacaacagcagcactggagaaCACCAACACTTTGTCCACTGAATGTAAGACCCCTCATGAACACTCTTCCaaatgctgctgtgggctcCTCCTGCCACACTTGTGCCAGGTGATTTCAGGCTGATCCAGATAAGCAGAACACGAAACTAAAGACAAAATCTGTCTTGGGATCCCCGAGTGACcttttaaaattccttctgtCCATTATCTTTACTCGTGTTTGCTATTAATACATTTACGAGTGCTGACACCTGCTGTTCTCATATCAGTAATTCCTCAAACTTGTTGTCCTATTATCTACAACTTTGTGAGTTTACCTATGCTCTGTACATAATAAATGGGGCTAATTTTTCACCCAGGTGAAAGGAAGGGAGAGCCTTTGAGCTGTCCAGATGAGAACTGATAAATAATCGTTGTATGCTCAAGCTGTCACTTGCACACAGCTCGTAAATGCCACAAAGGAGCTTACAATGCAATGTGATATTTGGCCATGGGTTGGAAATATCACATGCTGTCATTGCATGAGAATCCGTGAGATTCCACGGGCTGCTTGACCTTAGGATCTGCTGTCAATCaatggagaaggaaggaaggatgtgCTGGAAATGGGAGGGACAGGCTCTGCAGAAAGAGCAGATAAGCTGTGAGGAACCCCCGTCAGCCACGGCAAATTTGGCACTAGAAAAACCTGAGCTGGTGCCAATAACAAGATAATGGTTCTAGAAAAATCTGAGCTGGTGCCAATAATAAGATAATGGTTCTACGACTCTACAGGTGCTTTGAACATTTATGCAAATTGCTCATTAA
Coding sequences within it:
- the STOM gene encoding stomatin — its product is MEDQEAGYPQKPRRPPDDADTGLGLCGWILVITSFVLTLLTFPISIWMCIKIIKEYERAIIFRLGRILKGGAKGPGLFFVLPCTDSFIKVDMRTISFDIPPQEILTKDSVTVNVDGVVYYRVQNATLAVANITNADSATRLLAQTTLRNVLGTKSLSEILSDREEIAHSMQATLDEATDDWGIKVERVEIKDVKLPVQLQRAMAAEAEAAREARAKVIAAEGEMNASRALKEASMVITESPAALQLRYLQTLTTIAAEKNSTIVFPLPINILQGLLGLKE